The proteins below are encoded in one region of Deltaproteobacteria bacterium:
- a CDS encoding PAS domain S-box protein, protein MQAMPMPPTSFDPVSGVTSEDLDVLSALMDAPAALCIARGPEHVLEFANHACEEVLGRTDLCGRPLKQALPELAGSGLLELADQVYRTGEAYLAPELRLPLLRGGLAEHSHFRLLVEPLRGTAGAVAGLLLVATDITEQTRARQRAEELARALEGREFQLRAVVDALDEGVVVIAADGSLVMANRSARKLLDRRGRAQEGMAGWRAEIEYVREDGARCPDAELPIALALATGQSQPATVLGMRSTLDGKVHWYSAHARVIPAADPAQRQVVCSFFDLTEQRAAEGNARALAAEVHQKQQQLNAVLGALPQAVILVEAPTGRLLYANPPAEKLLKLRESGPRCLARDAHGEVLDFEQLPFMRAARGERVDGELLQLEAKDGRVMLLRTHVRPIHDPEGRLSGGVVAYEDVTEHQALLAREQGARAAAERSERELRSIADAIPHHVIVGEPGGRASFANRRLLEYVGQGLTFFNQSRWLRAVHPDDRARTAARWKEANDRKIPVEIELRLRRADGAYRWFLVRGMPLVDAPGGPVRWFSTATDVHGQKQAEWRWRFLSEASAELAGATDFDAALRKLTELAVPGFADGAVADVIEPDGRVRRVAVSHQRPGAVGLMWNAAGQFGDQLDERLGLGRVLRQGKHEFFPEVDLDMLRSQVADPALLQFYVDLRMRSLIEVPLTARGRTLGALIFLCEEGRRFGNDDLELALELGRRAGLAIDNGRLLRDSEAANRAKDEFLAVVSHELRTPLTAVLGYTSMLRAGTLSEERKTRAVEVIDRNVRAQSQLIEDLLDISRISSGKLRLHVRSTRAQEIIEAALAAVRPAAEAKGIVLSGAPSTEVGPLLADPDRLQQVIWNLLSNAIKFTPAGGRVEVLLRGGEGQAQISVRDTGQGIAPAFLPYVFERFRQADPSSTRTHGGLGLGLAIVKHVVELHGGRVEVESEGSGRGATFRITLPLAGAEAAQARRQTPPGLHVWRPQGELRGLKVLMVDAPSRTHDALAFALEHAGAAVREESCSNVGRTALDLGSFDVVIAELSAHEASGLELMKALRALPEEKGGRIPAVALVADRRPELGVRARAAGFDAQLLRPVHPLELVRVLVELTRKA, encoded by the coding sequence GTGCAGGCCATGCCTATGCCGCCCACCAGCTTCGATCCCGTTTCCGGGGTCACCTCCGAGGACCTCGACGTCCTCTCGGCGCTCATGGACGCGCCGGCGGCGCTCTGCATCGCCCGCGGCCCGGAGCACGTCCTCGAGTTCGCCAACCACGCCTGCGAAGAGGTGCTGGGCCGCACCGACCTCTGCGGGCGTCCGCTGAAGCAGGCCCTGCCCGAGCTCGCTGGCTCCGGGCTGCTCGAGCTCGCCGACCAGGTGTACCGCACCGGCGAGGCCTACCTCGCGCCGGAGCTGCGCCTGCCGCTCTTGCGCGGCGGGCTGGCGGAGCACAGCCACTTCCGCCTGCTGGTGGAGCCCTTGCGCGGGACCGCGGGCGCCGTCGCCGGGCTGCTCCTGGTGGCCACGGACATCACCGAGCAGACCCGCGCCCGCCAGCGCGCCGAAGAGCTGGCGCGCGCGCTCGAGGGCCGCGAGTTCCAGCTCCGCGCGGTGGTCGACGCGCTCGACGAGGGCGTGGTGGTCATCGCCGCCGACGGCTCGCTGGTGATGGCCAACCGCAGCGCCCGGAAGCTCCTCGACCGCCGCGGTCGCGCCCAGGAGGGCATGGCGGGTTGGAGGGCGGAGATCGAGTACGTCCGCGAGGACGGCGCGCGCTGTCCAGACGCCGAGCTCCCCATCGCCCTCGCGCTCGCCACCGGCCAGAGCCAGCCCGCCACCGTGCTGGGCATGCGCAGCACCCTCGACGGCAAGGTCCACTGGTACAGCGCGCACGCCCGGGTGATCCCCGCGGCGGATCCGGCGCAGCGTCAGGTGGTCTGCTCCTTCTTCGACCTCACCGAGCAGCGCGCCGCCGAAGGCAACGCGCGCGCCCTCGCCGCCGAGGTGCACCAGAAGCAGCAGCAGCTCAACGCGGTGCTGGGGGCCTTGCCCCAGGCGGTGATTCTCGTCGAGGCGCCCACGGGGCGGCTGCTCTACGCCAACCCGCCCGCGGAGAAGCTGCTCAAGCTGCGCGAGTCCGGGCCGCGCTGCCTGGCCCGCGACGCGCACGGCGAGGTCCTGGACTTCGAGCAGCTCCCCTTCATGCGCGCCGCGCGCGGGGAGCGGGTGGACGGCGAGCTGTTGCAGCTCGAGGCCAAAGACGGCCGGGTGATGCTGCTGCGCACCCACGTGCGCCCCATCCACGACCCCGAGGGCCGGCTCTCGGGCGGGGTGGTTGCGTACGAGGACGTCACCGAGCACCAGGCGCTCCTCGCTCGCGAGCAGGGCGCGCGCGCCGCCGCCGAGCGCAGCGAGCGCGAGCTCCGCTCCATCGCCGACGCCATCCCGCACCACGTGATCGTGGGCGAGCCCGGCGGCCGGGCCAGCTTCGCCAACCGCCGCCTCCTGGAGTACGTGGGCCAGGGCCTCACCTTCTTCAACCAATCCCGCTGGCTCCGCGCGGTGCACCCCGACGATCGCGCGCGCACCGCCGCCCGCTGGAAAGAGGCCAACGACCGGAAGATCCCCGTCGAGATCGAGCTGCGCCTCCGCCGCGCCGACGGCGCCTACCGCTGGTTCCTGGTGCGCGGCATGCCGCTGGTGGACGCCCCGGGCGGCCCGGTGCGCTGGTTCTCGACCGCGACCGACGTCCACGGCCAGAAGCAGGCCGAGTGGCGCTGGCGCTTCCTCTCCGAGGCCTCGGCCGAGCTCGCCGGCGCCACCGACTTCGACGCTGCCCTGCGCAAGCTCACCGAGCTCGCCGTTCCCGGCTTCGCCGACGGCGCCGTGGCCGACGTCATCGAGCCCGATGGCAGGGTGCGCCGGGTGGCGGTCTCGCACCAGCGCCCGGGCGCGGTGGGCCTCATGTGGAACGCGGCCGGCCAGTTCGGCGACCAGCTCGACGAGCGCCTCGGCCTGGGCCGGGTGCTTCGCCAGGGCAAGCACGAGTTCTTTCCCGAGGTGGATCTGGACATGCTCCGGTCCCAGGTGGCGGATCCGGCGCTCCTGCAGTTCTACGTCGACCTGCGCATGCGCTCGCTCATCGAGGTGCCGCTCACCGCGCGCGGGCGCACCCTGGGCGCGCTCATCTTCCTGTGCGAGGAGGGCCGCCGCTTCGGCAACGACGATCTGGAGCTGGCCCTCGAGCTCGGCCGCCGCGCGGGCCTGGCCATCGACAACGGCCGCCTGCTGCGCGACTCCGAGGCCGCCAACCGCGCCAAGGACGAGTTCCTGGCCGTGGTGAGCCACGAGCTGCGCACGCCGCTCACCGCGGTGCTCGGCTACACCAGCATGCTCCGCGCGGGCACGCTCAGCGAGGAGCGCAAGACGCGGGCGGTGGAGGTCATCGACCGCAACGTGCGCGCCCAGAGCCAGCTCATCGAGGACCTGCTCGACATCTCCCGCATCTCCAGCGGCAAGCTGCGCCTGCACGTGCGCTCCACGCGCGCGCAGGAGATCATCGAGGCGGCGCTGGCGGCGGTGCGCCCCGCGGCCGAAGCAAAGGGCATCGTGCTCTCCGGCGCGCCGTCGACCGAGGTGGGCCCGCTGCTCGCGGATCCGGACCGGCTGCAGCAGGTGATCTGGAACCTGCTCTCCAACGCCATCAAGTTCACGCCGGCTGGCGGCCGGGTGGAGGTGCTCCTGCGCGGCGGCGAGGGCCAGGCGCAGATCTCCGTGCGCGACACGGGGCAGGGCATCGCGCCCGCGTTCCTCCCCTACGTCTTCGAGCGCTTCCGCCAGGCGGATCCCTCGAGCACGCGCACCCATGGCGGGCTGGGGCTGGGGCTGGCCATCGTGAAGCACGTGGTGGAGCTGCACGGCGGGCGGGTGGAGGTGGAGAGCGAAGGTTCGGGCCGGGGCGCGACCTTCCGGATCACCCTGCCGCTCGCGGGCGCCGAGGCGGCCCAGGCCCGGCGCCAGACGCCGCCTGGCCTGCACGTCTGGCGACCCCAGGGCGAGCTGCGCGGCTTGAAGGTGCTGATGGTCGACGCGCCCTCGCGCACCCACGACGCCCTCGCCTTCGCGCTGGAGCACGCGGGCGCAGCCGTGAGGGAAGAGTCCTGCTCCAACGTGGGCCGGACGGCGCTGGACCTGGGCTCCTTCGACGTGGTCATCGCCGAGCTCTCCGCCCATGAGGCGAGCGGCCTGGAGCTGATGAAGGCGTTGCGCGCGTTGCCCGAGGAGAAGGGCGGGCGAATCCCCGCGGTGGCGCTGGTGGCCGACCGGCGGCCCGAGCTTGGCGTCCGCGCCAGGGCCGCCGGCTTCGACGCCCAGCTGCTGCGCCCGGTGCACCCGCTGGAGCTGGTGCGAGTCCTGGTGGAGCTGACGCGCAAGGCTTGA
- a CDS encoding HAMP domain-containing histidine kinase: MNFTSPLSLGRALRLATVAVAVLVTVVAGALVGLTNLLHETSRTLRASVATVRQAEEARVDLLVQERSGDPLTRADAEADIRRNLHDGFESFRSPGQRAALDEASAAVDAYFASAHTVPADARVAETRFQAAYVALDALVNQSIDSANQAERAGARWNRLGDVLGYTGGGLILLLTVLAAVWVQRAVVGPVGQLSRAVERTQVGDFTARAPVQGAAEVQDVARCFNEVVAMHARRRVDRLSYLASVAHELREPLSALQLSASVLGGDETIPPEESQRRLLALVRRQVTRLNRMVGDFLETVRIESGHLVLLTELDDLRTLVLEAAGRFRSVSAHHTITAQVPTGPVLARVDPVRLEETLNNLVSSAIKRSPLGGQVLLSLRATDDEAAVRVTDEGPGLAQEELEHVWDRFRGVSISSEPYAGVGLGLSIVRRIVEAHGGQVEAESLPVQGCAFGFRLPRSWHRNIEPEPLHDGLPSPAPDGPGG, translated from the coding sequence GTGAATTTCACCTCGCCCCTCTCCCTCGGCCGGGCGCTCCGGCTGGCCACGGTCGCCGTCGCCGTGCTGGTCACGGTGGTGGCTGGAGCCCTGGTGGGGCTCACCAACTTGCTGCACGAGACCTCGCGCACGTTGCGCGCTTCGGTGGCGACGGTGCGCCAGGCGGAAGAGGCGCGGGTGGATCTGCTGGTGCAGGAGCGAAGCGGGGATCCGCTCACCCGGGCCGATGCCGAGGCGGACATTCGACGCAACCTGCACGACGGCTTCGAGAGCTTCCGCTCGCCCGGTCAGCGGGCGGCGCTCGATGAGGCCTCCGCCGCGGTGGACGCCTACTTCGCCTCGGCGCACACCGTCCCCGCCGACGCCCGGGTGGCAGAGACGCGCTTCCAGGCGGCCTACGTCGCCCTGGACGCGCTCGTGAACCAGAGTATCGACAGCGCCAACCAGGCCGAGCGCGCGGGGGCCCGATGGAATCGCCTCGGCGACGTGCTGGGCTACACGGGCGGGGGCCTGATCCTGCTGCTGACGGTGCTGGCGGCGGTCTGGGTGCAGCGCGCGGTGGTGGGGCCGGTCGGGCAGCTCTCGCGCGCGGTCGAGCGGACCCAGGTGGGCGACTTCACCGCCCGTGCGCCGGTGCAGGGCGCCGCCGAGGTGCAGGACGTGGCCCGGTGCTTCAACGAGGTGGTGGCCATGCACGCGCGCCGGCGGGTGGACCGGCTCTCCTACCTGGCGAGCGTGGCCCACGAGCTCCGCGAGCCGCTCTCGGCGCTGCAGCTCTCGGCCTCGGTGCTCGGCGGCGACGAGACCATCCCCCCGGAGGAGAGCCAGCGTCGCCTGCTGGCCCTGGTGCGCCGACAGGTGACGCGGCTCAACCGCATGGTGGGTGATTTTCTCGAGACGGTGCGCATCGAGTCGGGGCACCTGGTGCTCCTCACCGAGCTCGACGACCTGCGCACCCTGGTGCTGGAGGCGGCGGGGCGATTCCGATCCGTCAGCGCGCACCACACCATCACCGCCCAGGTGCCCACCGGCCCGGTCCTGGCGCGGGTGGACCCGGTGCGCCTGGAGGAGACCCTCAACAACCTGGTGTCCTCGGCCATCAAGCGCTCGCCGCTGGGAGGCCAGGTGCTGCTGTCCCTGCGCGCCACGGACGACGAGGCCGCGGTGCGGGTCACCGACGAGGGCCCCGGGCTCGCGCAAGAGGAGCTCGAGCACGTGTGGGATCGCTTTCGCGGGGTGTCGATCTCCTCGGAGCCCTACGCCGGGGTGGGGCTGGGGCTCTCCATCGTGCGCCGGATCGTGGAGGCCCATGGCGGGCAGGTGGAGGCGGAGAGCCTGCCCGTGCAGGGCTGCGCGTTTGGTTTTCGCCTGCCGCGGTCGTGGCACCGGAACATCGAGCCCGAGCCGTTGCACGACGGGCTTCCCTCGCCCGCGCCCGACGGGCCAGGGGGCTGA
- a CDS encoding patatin-like phospholipase family protein: MRTGLVLGGGSARGAYEAGVVHYLRTELARDLGRQVSLDVLTGTSVGALNASYIAGTAHAPELQGQGMVDTWRGLKIEEILQFGYGDIFRVLREFMGKTPMRWESGLTGGLVNPAGLLHVVARVVPWRQVARNIKSGAVHALAISSTHVATGQNFVFIQRNGGGAPQWSRDPNTAAIPTRIGPKHALASAALPVIFPSVRIGGHLFVDGGLRHNLPLSPALRLGAERVIIVPLRHQPSPGEVRAKAAMAQRETHVGSAPFLLGKTMNALLLDSTDQDLDRLERINALIEAGNSAFGPTFAETLNSALVPLRNQPVKYVRRIVIRPSTDMGALAAEYIRSAEFKKRVANKVVGRVVRRLAEREGGAENDLVSYLLFDGGFADQLIQMGMSDARAQRSEWLRFFAEEREPATAKETGTG, encoded by the coding sequence ATGCGGACCGGACTGGTGCTGGGCGGCGGGTCGGCGCGCGGCGCGTACGAAGCGGGCGTGGTGCACTACCTGCGCACGGAGCTCGCGCGCGACCTCGGCCGGCAGGTCTCACTCGACGTGCTCACGGGCACCTCCGTCGGCGCGCTCAACGCCAGCTACATCGCCGGCACCGCCCACGCGCCCGAGCTCCAGGGCCAGGGCATGGTCGACACCTGGCGAGGCCTGAAGATCGAAGAGATCCTCCAGTTCGGCTACGGCGACATCTTCCGCGTCCTGCGCGAGTTCATGGGCAAGACCCCCATGCGCTGGGAGAGCGGCCTCACCGGCGGCCTGGTCAATCCCGCCGGCCTCCTGCACGTCGTCGCGCGGGTGGTGCCCTGGCGCCAGGTGGCGCGCAACATCAAGAGCGGCGCGGTGCACGCGCTGGCCATCTCCTCGACGCACGTGGCCACCGGCCAGAACTTCGTCTTCATCCAGCGCAACGGCGGCGGCGCGCCCCAGTGGAGCCGCGACCCGAACACCGCCGCGATCCCCACGCGCATCGGCCCCAAGCACGCGCTCGCGTCGGCGGCGCTGCCGGTGATCTTCCCCAGCGTGCGCATCGGCGGTCACCTCTTCGTCGACGGCGGCCTGCGCCACAACCTGCCGCTCTCGCCCGCGCTCCGGCTCGGCGCCGAGCGGGTGATCATCGTCCCCTTGCGACACCAGCCGTCGCCGGGCGAGGTGCGCGCCAAGGCCGCCATGGCCCAGCGCGAGACGCACGTGGGAAGCGCGCCGTTCCTTCTCGGCAAGACCATGAACGCGCTCCTGCTCGACTCGACCGATCAAGATCTCGATCGCCTCGAGCGCATCAACGCGCTCATCGAGGCCGGCAACTCCGCCTTTGGGCCCACCTTCGCGGAGACGCTCAACTCCGCGCTCGTGCCGCTTCGTAACCAACCGGTTAAGTATGTCCGGCGCATCGTCATCCGGCCCTCGACCGACATGGGCGCGCTCGCGGCGGAGTACATCCGCTCGGCGGAGTTCAAGAAGCGCGTGGCGAACAAGGTCGTGGGCCGCGTGGTGCGTCGCCTGGCCGAGCGCGAGGGCGGCGCCGAGAACGACCTCGTCAGCTACCTGCTCTTCGATGGCGGCTTCGCGGATCAATTGATCCAGATGGGCATGAGCGACGCCCGCGCGCAGCGGTCCGAGTGGCTGCGCTTCTTCGCCGAAGAGCGCGAGCCCGCGACGGCCAAAGAGACCGGCACCGGCTAG
- a CDS encoding response regulator — MADILLVEDDPDIAELVQIFLEGAGHHVRLARNGREGLERLEERLPDVVVMDVEMPVLTGPQMVERMFVENMGRDNIPVVVVSAAMGLSAVAKRIGTPYHLSKPFSPEALLGLVDQALGERRIPQPGW, encoded by the coding sequence ATGGCCGACATCCTGCTGGTGGAGGATGACCCAGACATCGCCGAGCTGGTGCAGATCTTCCTCGAGGGCGCGGGGCACCACGTGCGGTTGGCGCGGAACGGGCGCGAGGGGCTGGAGCGGCTGGAGGAGCGGCTGCCCGACGTGGTGGTGATGGACGTGGAGATGCCGGTGCTCACAGGGCCGCAGATGGTGGAGCGGATGTTCGTGGAGAACATGGGGCGGGACAACATCCCCGTGGTGGTGGTCTCCGCAGCCATGGGCTTGAGCGCGGTGGCCAAACGGATTGGGACGCCGTACCACCTCTCGAAGCCGTTCTCCCCGGAGGCGCTGCTGGGGCTGGTGGATCAAGCGCTGGGCGAACGGCGGATTCCGCAGCCGGGCTGGTAG
- a CDS encoding TRIC cation channel family protein translates to MPPAFVPQLTWTFFAVDLAGVFAGALAGALTAERRHEYDVIGVAGVALAAGVGGGLLRDTLLQHGTPLALTNPTYLLTVLVAVGLAWFFGWRAGARSEKAILFMDALALGWYAVSSTLRTQDAGLGLLPCLLLGVIGAVGGGICRDLLSGETPRTFRAGELYAVAALAGSATFLALRAAPLPRPIPDLVGAAVGSGIRLLSLRFGWRAPLPPRAPASATAPTGGSRAEGHLD, encoded by the coding sequence ATGCCTCCGGCGTTCGTGCCCCAGCTGACCTGGACGTTCTTTGCGGTGGACCTGGCAGGCGTCTTCGCGGGCGCGCTGGCGGGCGCGCTGACCGCAGAGCGCCGCCACGAGTACGACGTCATCGGCGTGGCCGGCGTGGCCCTGGCCGCGGGCGTGGGCGGCGGCCTCCTGCGCGACACGCTGCTCCAGCACGGCACGCCGCTCGCGCTCACGAACCCGACCTACCTGCTCACGGTCCTCGTCGCCGTGGGCCTGGCGTGGTTCTTCGGCTGGCGGGCGGGCGCTCGAAGCGAGAAGGCGATCCTGTTCATGGATGCGCTGGCGCTGGGCTGGTACGCGGTGTCGTCGACGCTGCGCACGCAAGACGCGGGGCTGGGGCTCCTGCCCTGCCTGCTGCTCGGGGTCATCGGCGCGGTGGGCGGCGGCATCTGCCGCGACCTGCTCTCCGGCGAGACGCCCCGCACCTTCCGCGCCGGCGAGCTCTACGCCGTGGCCGCGCTTGCCGGGAGCGCCACCTTCCTCGCCTTGCGCGCCGCGCCTCTGCCGCGGCCGATTCCGGATCTCGTGGGGGCCGCGGTCGGATCCGGCATCCGCCTGCTCAGCCTGCGCTTCGGGTGGCGCGCGCCGCTCCCGCCGCGAGCGCCGGCCAGCGCGACGGCGCCCACCGGCGGCTCCCGCGCCGAGGGACACCTCGACTGA
- a CDS encoding lipase maturation factor family protein, with translation MQRLQRWLLEGDGHGSGPAVAWLFQRLLALCMAGAFASLAVQVGPLLSSRGILPWAPFAQLLHDQHVSLLDAPSLLRFTPSDGALVGLAWFGAGLSLLALFDIAPRAMLGIGGLLYLSFVTAGRDFFTFQWDAMLIESALLAVFLPTDRPARWIHLLFRVLLFKLYFESGIAKWSSVLGDWKSGSAMTLYYETAPIPTWLAYFMHHLPAGWHHLESWATLVLELLVPLLIFGPRWPRRIAFAAFSFFQVMDLLTANYGFFCYLSLALGVFLLDDRDLPFARPRNPPKRWEHPALLVGMMSIYLVLSTIAAWPLVDPRGMPEWARTVRRAESPFWAVNAYHLFASITTTRLEPRLQTLENGNWVTHPLRYEPGPPNRAPPFVAPHQPRLDFQMWFYGLRPRGQPPEYVDGLLTQLCKDPSAIQKLFPDPLPEKPDAVRVNFARYTFATAEEHARTGAYWHVQELGVGPELDCAELR, from the coding sequence ATGCAACGGCTCCAGCGCTGGCTGCTCGAGGGCGATGGCCACGGCTCCGGTCCCGCCGTGGCCTGGCTCTTCCAGCGGCTGCTCGCGCTCTGCATGGCCGGCGCGTTCGCGTCGCTGGCGGTGCAGGTCGGTCCCTTGCTCAGCAGCCGGGGGATCTTGCCCTGGGCTCCCTTCGCCCAGCTGCTGCACGACCAGCACGTCTCGCTGCTCGACGCGCCAAGCCTCCTGCGATTCACGCCCTCGGACGGCGCGCTCGTGGGGCTGGCGTGGTTCGGCGCGGGGCTCTCGTTGCTGGCGCTCTTCGACATCGCCCCGCGCGCGATGCTCGGCATCGGCGGCCTGCTCTACCTGAGCTTCGTCACCGCGGGCCGCGACTTCTTCACGTTTCAGTGGGACGCGATGCTCATCGAGAGCGCGCTGCTCGCGGTCTTTCTGCCCACGGATCGACCCGCGCGCTGGATCCACCTGCTCTTCCGGGTGCTGCTCTTCAAGCTCTACTTCGAGAGCGGGATCGCGAAGTGGTCCAGCGTGCTCGGCGATTGGAAGAGCGGCAGCGCGATGACGCTGTACTACGAGACCGCGCCCATCCCGACGTGGCTCGCGTACTTCATGCACCACCTGCCCGCGGGCTGGCACCACCTGGAGAGCTGGGCGACTCTGGTGCTGGAGCTGCTCGTGCCGCTGCTCATCTTCGGCCCGCGCTGGCCCAGGCGGATCGCGTTCGCGGCGTTCAGCTTCTTCCAGGTGATGGACCTGCTCACCGCGAACTACGGGTTCTTCTGCTACCTCTCGCTCGCGCTGGGCGTGTTCCTCCTCGACGACCGCGATCTGCCCTTCGCCCGGCCGCGCAACCCGCCCAAGCGCTGGGAGCATCCGGCGCTGCTGGTCGGGATGATGTCGATATATCTGGTTCTCTCGACGATCGCGGCGTGGCCGCTGGTGGATCCGCGCGGGATGCCGGAGTGGGCACGCACCGTGCGACGCGCCGAGTCTCCGTTCTGGGCGGTGAACGCGTACCACCTGTTCGCGTCGATCACGACGACGCGGCTCGAGCCGCGCTTGCAGACGCTGGAGAACGGCAACTGGGTCACGCACCCGCTGCGCTACGAGCCCGGGCCGCCGAATCGCGCGCCGCCGTTCGTGGCGCCGCACCAGCCGCGGCTGGATTTTCAGATGTGGTTCTACGGGCTGCGTCCGCGGGGGCAGCCGCCGGAGTACGTCGACGGCTTGCTCACCCAGCTCTGCAAGGATCCGAGCGCGATCCAGAAGCTGTTCCCGGATCCGCTGCCAGAAAAGCCGGACGCGGTGCGCGTGAACTTCGCGCGGTACACGTTCGCGACCGCCGAGGAGCACGCGCGGACGGGCGCGTACTGGCATGTGCAGGAGCTCGGCGTGGGGCCAGAGCTCGACTGCGCGGAGCTGCGCTAG
- a CDS encoding branched-chain amino acid aminotransferase translates to MNVEIQRTSQPGALPEGDLGFGVHFTDHMAVAEYEEGKGWLRPRVQPRGPITLDPAASGLQYGQSIFEGLKVFRGTDGKPFCFRPLDHNRRFATSANRLCMPSVDAELWMGLVRALVQTDEKFVPSKPNTALYLRPTLIGTEGFLGVRPAKKYLFYVLASPVGSYWGAGGPRAVRLWIEEHFVRAVHGGMGFAKTGGNYAASLKAAEEAKKRGLDQVLWLDGVHRTHIEEIGTMNVFVRTPEGLFTPPLGDTILPGVTRDTVLTLAKGMGIKAEERPISVKELEAWSKKGELLEMFGAGTAAVITPIAELVSEHGSIKVGNGGVGELGQKFLHDIAALQRGEAPDAHGWRVAL, encoded by the coding sequence ATGAACGTCGAGATCCAGCGGACCAGCCAGCCCGGCGCGCTGCCCGAAGGCGACCTGGGCTTCGGGGTGCACTTCACCGACCACATGGCGGTCGCGGAGTACGAAGAGGGCAAGGGCTGGCTCCGCCCCCGCGTGCAGCCCCGCGGGCCCATCACCCTCGACCCGGCCGCGTCGGGCCTGCAGTACGGCCAGTCGATCTTCGAGGGCCTCAAGGTCTTCCGCGGCACGGACGGCAAGCCCTTCTGCTTCCGCCCGCTCGACCACAACCGCCGCTTCGCGACGTCGGCGAACCGGCTGTGCATGCCATCCGTCGACGCCGAGCTGTGGATGGGCCTGGTGCGCGCGCTGGTCCAGACCGACGAGAAGTTCGTCCCCAGCAAGCCCAACACCGCGCTCTACCTGCGGCCCACGCTCATCGGCACCGAGGGCTTCCTCGGCGTGCGCCCCGCCAAGAAGTACCTCTTCTACGTGCTCGCCTCGCCGGTGGGCAGCTACTGGGGCGCGGGCGGCCCGCGCGCGGTGCGCCTGTGGATCGAGGAGCACTTCGTGCGCGCGGTGCACGGCGGCATGGGCTTCGCGAAGACCGGCGGCAACTACGCGGCGAGCCTGAAGGCCGCCGAAGAGGCCAAGAAGCGCGGCCTCGACCAGGTGCTCTGGCTCGACGGCGTCCACCGCACGCACATCGAAGAGATCGGCACCATGAACGTCTTCGTGCGCACGCCCGAGGGCCTGTTCACGCCGCCGCTCGGCGACACCATCCTGCCCGGCGTCACCCGCGACACGGTGCTCACGCTGGCCAAGGGCATGGGCATCAAGGCCGAGGAGCGGCCCATCTCGGTGAAGGAGCTCGAGGCCTGGAGCAAGAAGGGCGAGCTCCTGGAGATGTTCGGCGCGGGCACGGCGGCGGTGATCACCCCCATCGCCGAGCTGGTATCGGAGCACGGCAGCATCAAGGTGG
- a CDS encoding isoprenylcysteine carboxylmethyltransferase family protein — protein sequence MTRVESLGRVLFQIRSWSPLPVVAAVLALLAFVPGPAPTPAMERVLVALGLLACALGQALRAWVLGLVQAGTSGQNDYLEAVHLNTAGPYAHVRNPLYVGNFLICLGLALAAGNLWAALLGLGFFAFEYAFIVPAEEGFLRERFGAAYDAYCAAVPRWLWRLTPAPSSQTLPATFDWRRALKKEHNPFCAWASGMLVLVGLRAWMQHRAEAMPTLAILAATELALLLAYVGVKGWKRRWWLAGGSPS from the coding sequence ATGACGCGCGTGGAGTCACTGGGGCGGGTGCTCTTCCAAATCCGCTCCTGGAGTCCGTTGCCGGTGGTGGCCGCGGTGCTGGCGCTCCTGGCCTTCGTGCCCGGGCCTGCGCCCACGCCGGCCATGGAGCGGGTGCTGGTCGCGCTGGGGCTTTTGGCGTGCGCGCTCGGCCAGGCGCTGCGCGCGTGGGTGCTGGGCCTGGTGCAGGCGGGGACCAGCGGCCAGAACGACTACCTCGAGGCGGTGCACCTCAACACGGCCGGGCCGTACGCGCACGTGCGCAACCCGCTGTACGTGGGCAACTTCCTCATCTGTCTGGGGCTGGCGCTGGCGGCCGGCAACCTCTGGGCGGCGCTGCTCGGGCTGGGCTTCTTCGCGTTCGAGTACGCGTTCATCGTCCCGGCCGAAGAGGGCTTCCTGCGCGAGCGCTTCGGCGCGGCCTACGACGCCTACTGCGCCGCCGTTCCGCGCTGGCTCTGGCGGCTCACGCCCGCGCCCTCGAGCCAGACGCTCCCCGCGACCTTCGACTGGCGCCGCGCCCTGAAGAAGGAGCACAACCCCTTCTGCGCCTGGGCGAGCGGGATGCTGGTGCTGGTCGGCCTGCGCGCGTGGATGCAGCACCGCGCCGAGGCCATGCCCACGCTCGCGATCCTCGCGGCGACGGAGCTCGCCTTGCTGCTGGCCTACGTGGGCGTGAAGGGCTGGAAGCGCCGCTGGTGGCTCGCCGGCGGGTCGCCAAGCTGA